The Ferrimonas balearica DSM 9799 genome includes the window CACGGTGCTGGCGTGTCCCATCACTGAGCGGCTGGCCCAGGGCCACAGCAGCAGGGTCAGCACCAGACTGATGGCCAGGGCCAGTCCGGACACCAGTAAGGTGTTGACCAGGCCATCCGCCGCCAGGGGAAACAGGCTGCTGGCCCATTGCCAGAGCCCCGCCCAATCCCCCTGACGCAACGGTGCGGGCCAGATCCCTTCGGTCAGAAACTGGACGATCCACTGACCACCCGGCCACACCATTGGCGGCAACCACCACAGCGAGAGCGCCAGTAACAGCAGCAATAGCGCAGGACGCCCCCACCAGCGCAAGCTGCCGATCAACAGCAGCAGCAGCCACAGCAGCGCGCCCCCCTGTGCGTAAAATCCCTGTCGAAAGGCGGACTCGAGGTAAAAGCCGAGGGTGGGTAAGCCGATAAAGCCCAGCACGGTGGCGGAACGGATGGCGCACTCGAAGCGGTAGCGGGTATAGCTGGCCAGCGCCGGCCACATCGGTGCCAGACGTCCATAGAGCAAACGATCAAGCCAGCGGGTTTGATAAGGCAGAGCCTGCTCTACGGTGGCAGGTGCCTGGGCCAGAAGGTCGGAATAGATGCGGGCAAACATGGCGGAGAATGGGATCGCCAGCGCCAGTACTCCGGTCAGGCCCGACAAGCCAAACAGCTGCATCAGCAGCAGCGCCCAGAACAGCTCATGCACCGACCGCAACAGGCCGCAACCGTATCGCACCAGTCGAAGATGATAGAGCGGCGCCAGCATCGCCCCCACCACGGCCCCCAGCGTCACCCCCAGCAGCGCAAAGGCCACGGTGGCGAACAGCGCCTCAAACAACCGTTCCGTGGCCAGGAAGTCGGGCATCAACAGCCCCTGGAACAGGCGCAACAGCTCACTGCCCGGCTCAGTGGCAACCAGGCCAACATCGCCAACAACCGCACAAACGCCACCCAGCACCAACAGTCCCAGGGTCAGGCGACGCAAGCGCGGAGTCATCATCGGTAAAGTTGCGCCAGATCCGCCTCTGACAGCGTCTCAGCGGGCTTATCGAACAATAACCGGCCGCCGGACAAGCCCAGTACCCGGTCAAAACATGCCCGGGCCAACGCCACGTCATGCAGGGCCACCACCGCCCCCTGGTGCTGTTCAAGCGCACGTTGCAGTACGGATTTGGCTTGTATCGGATCGAGCGCGGATACCGGTTCATCCGCCACCAGAGTGGGCTTAGCCTGATGCAAAGCCCGTCCCAGCGCGGTGCGCTGGCGTTGGCCACCGGACAACTGTGCAACCGGCGTCATCAGCTTGCCATCCAGTCCCAGACTGGCGGCCAGTTCACCAATGGCGCGACGGGGCTTTGGCAAAGGCAGCAGCAGATTGATCAGGTTGTACAGGCTGGAGTGGCGATTCAGTTCGCCCATGTAGATGTTGTGGTAAACCGACAGGGGTTCCACCAGGCCCTGAGCCTGGGGGCAGAGCGCCACTTGCTGGGGCGCCTGCTGGTAGAGGTGGTTCAACAGCGTGGTTTTCCCCACCCCGGAGGGGCCGAGAATGGCCACCCGCTCGTCCGCCTGAATCGCCAGGCTGACCGACTGCAACACCACTTCGTTGCCTTGTCGCAGGGTGGCCCGGTTCAACGTAAACAGTGGCATCAGCGCAACAGGCCAATCGCCTCAGCAACGTCCGAAATGGCCTGATAGTCCTCGTTACTGGCTTCGACAAAGCCCTGGCGGGGGAAGGCGTTGAGCAGTTCAGGCTCGGTCATGCCCAGCAAGGCGGCCTGAAGGCGACGGGTAAAACCATCACCGAATCGGGCGTCGGCATCCCCGCGCACGGTCCAGTGGTAATCCGGGTAAGGCGGCGTTTCCCACAGCACCTTAATCTTGGCCGGATCCACCACCCCATCGCGGATCGCCTGTTGCCAGACCTTGTAGTTGACCGCACCGGCGTCAAACACACCGGCCTGAACCTGGGCCAGGGTGCGGCTGTGGTCACCGGAGTAGCCCACCCGACTGAACACGTCACTGTCCCGCCCCAGATGCTTCTCGATGTAGTACTGGGGCATCAGGCGACCGGAGGTGGAGCCCTTGGCACCATAGGTAAAGCTGAGGCCCATCAGGTCTTCCCG containing:
- a CDS encoding PhnE/PtxC family ABC transporter permease → MMTPRLRRLTLGLLVLGGVCAVVGDVGLVATEPGSELLRLFQGLLMPDFLATERLFEALFATVAFALLGVTLGAVVGAMLAPLYHLRLVRYGCGLLRSVHELFWALLLMQLFGLSGLTGVLALAIPFSAMFARIYSDLLAQAPATVEQALPYQTRWLDRLLYGRLAPMWPALASYTRYRFECAIRSATVLGFIGLPTLGFYLESAFRQGFYAQGGALLWLLLLLIGSLRWWGRPALLLLLLALSLWWLPPMVWPGGQWIVQFLTEGIWPAPLRQGDWAGLWQWASSLFPLAADGLVNTLLVSGLALAISLVLTLLLWPWASRSVMGHASTVGQGVLLFGRSLPELWLAFVLMLVLGPSALPAALALALHNGALVAFLTAREADRLTLRPDAPRGWNRHHYELLPRVYPGMVNLLMYRFESMVRETAMMGMLGIATLGFYVDSAFELFRFDEAMALILLSGLLNLLVEGACRRALSTR
- a CDS encoding ATP-binding cassette domain-containing protein; translation: MPLFTLNRATLRQGNEVVLQSVSLAIQADERVAILGPSGVGKTTLLNHLYQQAPQQVALCPQAQGLVEPLSVYHNIYMGELNRHSSLYNLINLLLPLPKPRRAIGELAASLGLDGKLMTPVAQLSGGQRQRTALGRALHQAKPTLVADEPVSALDPIQAKSVLQRALEQHQGAVVALHDVALARACFDRVLGLSGGRLLFDKPAETLSEADLAQLYR
- a CDS encoding putative selenate ABC transporter substrate-binding protein → MLRTLLAVTALLFSTLVGAETLYFTAIPDQDERRLQTRFDQVADYLAETLDVEVKYLPVKSYAAAVTAFRNNQVQLAWFGGLSGLQARRMVPGSQAIAQGYEDQFFRTYFVVNTRTGLDKQRELAREDLMGLSFTYGAKGSTSGRLMPQYYIEKHLGRDSDVFSRVGYSGDHSRTLAQVQAGVFDAGAVNYKVWQQAIRDGVVDPAKIKVLWETPPYPDYHWTVRGDADARFGDGFTRRLQAALLGMTEPELLNAFPRQGFVEASNEDYQAISDVAEAIGLLR